The Chrysemys picta bellii isolate R12L10 unplaced genomic scaffold, ASM1138683v2 scaf91, whole genome shotgun sequence genome includes a region encoding these proteins:
- the LOC135977982 gene encoding interferon-inducible GTPase 5-like, with translation MRVSAVQHSQELRQELAFPSVRQELQQLARADMASQSSEDIIKLSREELEALKAAFEEGNLAGVASRLQEMLESLESIQLDVGITGETGSGKSSFVNALQGLGDEDAGAARTGVVETTREPTPYQHPRYPNVTIWDLPGIDTPDFHPDAYQEQVGFSRYDIFFIIASQRFTANHAAMARHIQAMDKNFYFVRSKVDVDLDSSLRRRPSSYSEVGVLQEIRQNCLEGLRAQGIRSPQVFLLSAFDLSKYDFHLLGETLERELSHHKRHAFLMALPNISLHILEKKKAAMLKQMWLVSTMACGVHAAPIPGLLISCDVDILARTLQGYCKSFGLDDDSLEKLAAKVGQPVGQMKAVIEAPLAQEISNSLVVQLLIQAGGKVPKLSKEVLRSVPVLGSMASGALSFATAYKMLRSFMDEVTASVQRVLIKAFQVDAEK, from the coding sequence ATGAGGGTTTCAGCGGTTCAGCATTCTCAGGAACTCAGACAAGAACTGGCTTTTCCCTCTGTAagacaggagctgcagcagcttgcCAGAGCCGACATGGCCTCACAGAGCAGTGAGGACATCATCAAGCTGTcgagggaggagctggaggccCTGAAAGCTGCCTTTGAGGAGGGGAACCTCGCCGGAGTGGCCTCCAGGCTGCAGGAAATGCTGGAGTCGCTGGAGAGCATCCAGCTGGATGTGGGCATCACGGGCGAGACCGGCTCCGGGAAGTCGTCCTTTGTCAACGCCCTGCAGGGCCTAGGCGATGAGGATGCAGGTGCCGCCCGCACCGGTGTGGTGGAGACCACCAGGGAGCCGACTCCATACCAGCATCCCCGGTACCCCAACGTGACCATCTGGGACCTGCCGGGGATCGACACACCCGATTTCCACCCCGACGCCTACCAGGAGCAGGTCGGCTTCTCGCGCTACGACATCTTCTTCATCATCGCCTCGCAGCGCTTCACCGCCAACCACGCTGCTATGGCCCGCCACATCCAGGCTATGGACAAGAACTTCTACTTCGTCCGCTCCAAGGTGGATGTAGACCTGGATTCCTCCCTCAGGCGCCGGCCATCCAGCTACAGCgaggtgggggtgctgcaggagaTCCGGCAGAACTGCCTGGAGGGTCTGCGGGCCCAAGGCATCCGCTCGCCCCAGGTCTTCCTCCTCTCGGCTTTTGATCTCAGCAAGTACGACTTTCACCTCCTGGGGGAGACGCTGGAGAGGGAGCTGAGCCACCACAAGCGGCACGCCTTCCTGATGGCCCTGCCCAACATCTCCCTGCACATCCTGGAGAAGAAGAAGGCTGCCATGCTGAAGCAGATGTGGCTGGTCTCCACCATGGCCTGTGGTGTCCACGCCGCGCCCATCCCAGGGCTCCTGATCTCCTGCGATGTGGACATCCTGGCCAGGACCCTGCAAGGTTACTGCAAGAGCTTTGGCCTGGATGACGACTCTCTGGAGAAGCTGGCAGCAAAAGTGGGGCAGCCGGTGGGACAGATGAAGGCTGTTATCGAGGCACCACTGGCCCAGGAGATCTCCAACAGCCTGGTGGTGCAGCTGCTGATACAGGCAGGTGGCAAGGTGCCAAAGCTATCCAAGGAGGTGCTGCGCTCtgtccctgtgctgggctccatggCCTCTGGAGCACTGTCTTTTGCCACCGCTTACAAGATGCTGAGGAGTTTCATGGATGAGGTGACTGCCAGTGTCCAGAGGGTGCTGATCAAAGCCTTCCAGGTGGATGCTGAGAAAtga